The Aedes albopictus strain Foshan chromosome 1, AalbF5, whole genome shotgun sequence genomic interval AGCCGGCTTTGTACTGCTTCTTTTGCCAAGCCTTGCAGGCTATCTTGGAGCCTTTTAAGGTTGTCTGTATTCGTGAAACCACATGCAGCCGTGGTGTACTCGAAGGAACTTATAAAGAGCGGCCAAACCTCTGGTTCTCCTCGAAAAACCGGAAGGTGCTTGGACACGGCCTACCTAGCTGCTAGCTGTTCCTGCGTTGGTCCTCGGCCCATGTCCATTCGCGAGTCTTGGCGGATTTGCCCTCGTCTTGCGAGTACGTTTCTGATTGCACCTTCTTCCTCTTCCGTCAGATCCATACGATGCAGTAAGTCCTCAATTCTTACTTCTCTCTCGCCGGAAGCAGCTAGCGGATTCTGCTGAAAACGTGTATTGCTGCCCCATGGATCCCGAACGCACCCCGGCTCGTTTAGCTTCGTAGGTTTCGAAAGTTCTGGATTTACATTCCGTAATTCAGCTTCGATCTGCTGGTTCCGGGCGGACGGCTGTCCCTGGAATTTCGGGAAGGCTCCACGGGGATCCTTTCTTCCAAAATCATCACAAACACGCGGCTTTTGCATGCCAGCCTCAtcgtcttcatcttcttcttcgtcGGAGTCTTGTTGCTCTCGATAGTGCTGTGATAGATCCGACTTGAGCTTCTGGAATTCATCGTGGAGCTGCTGACGCCGTTGATGGAATTCCCGTTCGTCCTTGAGTCGGTTCTGTAGGATTTCTCTCTCCTGTGCTAGTTGCTTTTCGAGCATCTCCTTCTGTTGCAAACGTTTCTTCTCCATTATCTCCCTTTCGGCCTCCAATCGCTTCTCATGGATGATCCTTTCCTCTTCAAGGGCTCTTTCCTTTGCCCTTTTATCAAACTGAACCTGTtgaagtgattcctccagggtcaCACTTTTGACACTTTCCTTGTCGGATCCAGCATCGCTTTTCGTGCTACTCTTTCTGGATGAAGTCTTCTTCGAGGCAGGCTTTTTGGCTTCTTTCGGTACTTGCAGTATATTTTTGCACTTCGCGCACGTCCACGGAACCGACTTCACAGCTTCTGAGACACCAGCGCAACTGTAGTGTGCCCAGAAGTCGCAGACGTCACATTGGACCATATCATCCGCACTATCATGGTCCTCGCAAAGCATGCAATTGTGGTAACTACTGTGATCATTACTCACCGATTGGGCAAACCCCTCAGCCATTTCGAGGTTATTCCGATTGCTATTCTTTAAGAATGTTCGGATTTTTAGAACTGCAGCCTCCTTTTAGCGGTCCGGTTTAGACAGCTTAAAGCTGAAATAGTTTTATTATTAGTTTTTGAGTAGATCATAagttcatacatttttactgcaACTTACAATAGGTTTTTCTTCACCCTCGCGTGCAAGCTAGTAGGAGGTTCTACCGGGAGTAATCTTCTGCGGTTATCGGTAGGTGCTTGAGTCACCGCTACATTTAGGTTTCAATTAGCAAATTGTAGGGCAAATAAATCTCACAATATATTACTTACTTAGTATTAAACCTTTATGGTCAACAATAGGTTATCAAATTCAGTAGTATGTCGATAAGTAGTATGTTTCTTCGATAATCGTGTTCTAGATGTTCTTCTTATTTTCACACATACTCACGGTTCTGACGTCTGTCACATCTGACAGCGACTGCAGCAGGTTCATTCCATCTCTTCCGCAGGGCTGCCGTTCTGCTCGGCGATACAGGAATCTCCCGATCTTCCGAACAaaggttcagtcagtaccggtatttcggtaccaaaagttGGTCGGTAAtatcggtactaccggtactacatccctaattCGACCTCAGGGTTTGTCTGACCCTAGGATTCCTAATCATCTTCCGCAAGAACGTAGCCGGCACAGCTGTGCAATCCTTATTTGAGGCTGATAAGGCTTGTTATAGGTATCAGTGTCATCGTTGGACATTTGAAAGTAGCGCTACTAAATCTTTTCGTTCGTCCGTAGTGCAGCTTTCACATTATAGATGACAAGTGATCGCGCAAAGATCGGATGCATGGGTCGATTATGAGCGCACTCACCTATACCAACCTACATGTACATGAATGGAGAGATATGTCGTGATCCCCTGCCTTTGCCGGAGGCAACCGTGATGTGTCGTCTCGTCATCTTTGACAGCTGATGGAAACCGGTAGAACAAGTGGGAAATGTCAATGGTCATCTGGTTGGTCATTGACAAGCAGCGATGCAATCTCGGTGAATGTTTGTAGAAACAGCGACAAGTGGACATAATAACTGGACAGGATATACTTGGCATTGCATGCTGTGGTAGGCACAGAATGCTCTCAGATGAGAACTGAGAAGCTGAGTTTGTTCCAGTTGGGATGACTGCTGGAAATAGAAGATATCCGATAGTTTAAAGAAAAGTAATAAATGAACAATAACAAAAAGCATCTGCATAAGACAAGTGGAAAAAGAGAAGGAAATGTGTACAGAAAAACCTTGTTAATAAATTTTGTGGAAACGATCCGAAACATGTTAAATTCATTTTGTTCACGTTACGTGAGACCTCAATACCCATACCTGAACCCATTCCCACCATCAACGATTTCAACAAAATCAAAGTGTAGATCGCATCAACGAAACTGTTAATAAATGCCACTCTTGACCCCTAACAAAATACCGTGAAATCGGAATGCAACTcacatttagaaaaaaatcaatagacAATTATGCACGACGAATTCCAATGACCTTTTGGCCCTTTCATGTGAATGCGCAGCCAAGTCCAGCGGCTGCTCAGCTAAGTGCTACTATCTATGCCATTGACAACAATTACTATTCAGCTGAAAACACTTCAGCATGACCGTCACACACCTGCCGACGCGGCGACCTAGATGAACGCCGTCACCTCCGTACTGCGCGCCAACCGACCGACGATCGGTGGCTGGCTACACATTTGGAAAGTTCAATTAGTCATCATCCGAGCGAGCTGAGCTGTGATCCACCAAGCACCCGAAAACAAACCATTCAAAACGCGCAAATGGTCATATTGTTTGGATTGGACTGGACTGGACTGCCTACTGGATACAACTCTTTC includes:
- the LOC134289257 gene encoding scaffold attachment factor B1-like, whose amino-acid sequence is MAEGFAQSVSNDHSSYHNCMLCEDHDSADDMVQCDVCDFWAHYSCAGVSEAVKSVPWTCAKCKNILQVPKEAKKPASKKTSSRKSSTKSDAGSDKESVKSVTLEESLQQVQFDKRAKERALEEERIIHEKRLEAEREIMEKKRLQQKEMLEKQLAQEREILQNRLKDEREFHQRRQQLHDEFQKLKSDLSQHYREQQDSDEEEDEDDEAGMQKPRVCDDFGRKDPRGAFPKFQGQPSARNQQIEAELRNVNPELSKPTKLNEPGCVRDPWGSNTRFQQNPLAASGEREVRIEDLLHRMDLTEEEEGAIRNVLARRGQIRQDSRMDMGRGPTQEQLAAR